The following proteins come from a genomic window of Lolium rigidum isolate FL_2022 chromosome 5, APGP_CSIRO_Lrig_0.1, whole genome shotgun sequence:
- the LOC124655270 gene encoding cysteine desulfurase, mitochondrial-like, producing MALARRLLPLFLRRGGALPRPPCPTPARALSTAALPADAPTPTADEDDDAITIKGVRISGRPLYMDMQATTPVDPRVLDAMLPYYLSQYGNPHSRTHLYGWESDAAVESARARVAALVGADPREIFFTSGATECNNIAVKGVMHFYRDRRRHVITTQTEHKCVLDSCRHLQQEGFDVTYLPVRPDGLVDLAQLRDAIRPDTGLVSVMAVNNEIGVVQPLEEIGRLCRENGVHFHTDAAQALGKIPIDVNRMGIGLMSLSAHKIYGPKGVGALYLRRRPRIRVEPQMSGGGQERGIRSGTVPTPLVVGFGAACDIASREMDYDERRVSALQQRLLDGIRAKVDDVVINGSMEHRYSGNLNLSFAYVEGESLLMGLKEVAVSSGSACTSASLEPSYVLRALGVDEDMAHTSIRFGIGRFTTEAEVDRATELTVHQVLKLREMSPLYEMAKAGIDIKSIQWSQH from the coding sequence ATGGCTCttgcccgccgcctcctcccgctcttcctccgccgcggcggcgccctcccccGGCCCCCATGCCCCACCCCCGCCCGCGCCCTCTCCACCGCCGCCCTCCCAGCCGACGCCCCCACCCCAaccgccgacgaggacgacgacgccaTCACCATCAAGGGCGTGCGCATCTCGGGCCGCCCGCTCTACATGGACATGCAGGCGACCACGCCGGTCGACCCGCGCGTCCTCGACGCCATGCTCCCCTACTACCTCTCCCAGTACGGCAACCCGCACTCCCGCACCCACCTCTACGGCTGGGAGTCGGACGCGGCCGTCGAGTCAGCCCGCGCGCGCGTCGCCGCGCTCGTCGGCGCCGACCCGCGCGAGATCTTCTTCACCTCGGGCGCCACCGAGTGCAACAACATCGCCGTCAAGGGCGTCATGCACTTCTAccgcgaccgccgccgccacgtcATCACCACGCAGACGGAGCACAAGTGCGTGCTCGACTCCTGCCGCCACCTCCAGCAGGAGGGCTTCGACGTCACCTACCTGCCCGTCCGCCCCGACGGCCTCGTCGACCTCGCCCAGCTCCGCGACGCCATCCGCCCCGACACGGGCCTCGTCTCCGTCATGGCCGTCAACAACGAGATCGGCGTAGTCCAGCCGCTCGAGGAGATCGGCCGCCTCTGCCGCGAAAACGGCGTCCACTTCCACACCGACGCCGCGCAGGCCCTCGGCAAAATCCCAATCGACGTCAACCGGATGGGGATCGGCCTCATGTCCCTCTCCGCGCACAAGATCTACGGGCCCAAGGGCGTCGGCGCGCTCTAcctgcgccgccgcccccgcatCCGCGTCGAGCCGCAGATGAGCGGCGGCGGCCAGGAGCGCGGCATCCGCAGCGGGACCGTCCCGACCCCCCTCGTCGTCGGCTTCGGCGCCGCCTGCGACATCGCCTCCCGCGAGATGGACTACGACGAGAGGCGCGTCAGCGCGCTGCAGCAGCGCCTGCTCGACGGGATCCGCGCCAAGGTCGACGATGTTGTCATCAACGGCAGCATGGAGCACCGCTACTCGGGCAACCTCAACCTCTCGTTCGCGTACGTCGAGGGGGAGAGCTTGCTCATGGGTCTCAAGGAGGTGGCCGTGTCCAGCGGCAGCGCCTGCACCAGCGCCAGCCTGGAGCCGTCCTACGTGCTCCGCGCGCTTGGCGTGGACGAGGACATGGCGCACACCTCCATTCGCTTTGGCATTGGCCGCTTCACAACCGAGGCCGAGGTGGACAGGGCCACTGAGCTCACTGTGCATCAGGTGCTCAAGCTACGGGAGATGAGTCCGCTCTATGAGATGGCCAAGGCTGGCATCGACATCAAGAGCATCCAGTGGTCGCAGCACTGA